The following are encoded together in the Terriglobia bacterium genome:
- a CDS encoding MBL fold metallo-hydrolase, with protein MKSAIALLLFSMLGVYLGAQLPEWCRDLPRPAYKKLERVTVGDAWFEVYRVQPGVFAIYEPHQSEEVISYLILGEKKAVLFDTGMGISDIKRVTAELTPLPVSVVNSHTHNDHVGGNWLFSDVYGMDTAFTRNSAKGSRDDAQAEIAPGEICGNLPAGFDAAAYATKPFHITHWLHDGDKIDLGGRVLQIVATPGHTPDAISLLDEKHGLLFTGDTYYPGPIFLYRPETDLDAYEASIKKMIALGSGVKTPKLKLLLPAHNVPVASPADLSRVLTAFREVRAGKVKASPHGDKKEFKFEGFSFLMK; from the coding sequence ATGAAATCCGCCATCGCCCTTCTTCTTTTTTCCATGCTCGGCGTTTATCTAGGAGCGCAGTTGCCCGAGTGGTGCCGCGACCTGCCTCGTCCGGCGTACAAAAAGCTGGAGCGCGTTACGGTCGGCGACGCGTGGTTTGAGGTATATCGCGTACAGCCGGGCGTGTTCGCCATCTACGAGCCGCATCAGTCGGAAGAAGTTATCTCGTATCTCATCCTGGGCGAAAAAAAGGCCGTGCTGTTTGACACCGGCATGGGCATCAGCGACATCAAGCGAGTCACTGCGGAACTTACGCCGCTGCCGGTGAGCGTGGTGAACTCGCACACCCACAATGACCACGTGGGCGGCAACTGGCTCTTTAGCGATGTGTACGGCATGGACACGGCGTTCACTCGCAACAGCGCCAAGGGTTCGCGGGACGACGCGCAGGCGGAAATCGCGCCCGGCGAAATCTGCGGTAATCTTCCTGCAGGTTTTGATGCGGCGGCCTACGCGACCAAGCCGTTTCACATTACCCACTGGCTGCACGACGGCGACAAGATTGACCTCGGAGGACGCGTGCTGCAGATCGTCGCTACGCCGGGCCACACCCCGGACGCCATTTCGTTGTTGGACGAAAAGCACGGCCTGCTGTTCACCGGCGATACGTATTATCCCGGGCCAATTTTTCTTTATCGTCCGGAGACGGACCTGGATGCCTATGAGGCTAGCATCAAGAAGATGATTGCGCTGGGTTCCGGGGTGAAGACGCCCAAATTGAAATTGCTTCTGCCCGCGCACAACGTTCCGGTGGCCTCGCCCGCCGACCTGAGCCGGGTATTGACGGCGTTTCGCGAAGTGCGCGCAGGGAAGGTGAAGGCTTCACCGCATGGCGACAAGAAAGAATTCAAGTTTGAGGGGTTTTCGTTTTTGATGAAGTAA
- the def gene encoding peptide deformylase — MLVPIVQVGEPVLRQKARALRPNEIRSKEVRELIAHMKETMHAAPGVGLAAPQIGRNLQLAVIEDLPDYTKDWTPEQRAAREREAIPFHVIINPKLTLLGDERIEFFEGCLSLTNLMAMVPRARKVRVECLDEKGQPQVIEASGWHARILQHEIDHLQGTVFVDRMYPRTLMTVDNYKKLWLAKTMEEIKAELKAFPRIHADERG, encoded by the coding sequence GTGCTAGTTCCTATCGTGCAGGTGGGCGAGCCGGTGTTGCGGCAAAAGGCGCGGGCGCTTCGTCCCAATGAAATCCGCAGCAAAGAGGTCCGCGAGCTGATCGCGCACATGAAAGAGACCATGCATGCCGCGCCGGGCGTGGGGCTGGCGGCGCCGCAGATCGGCCGCAACCTGCAACTGGCGGTGATTGAAGACCTCCCCGACTACACCAAAGACTGGACGCCGGAACAGCGCGCCGCCCGCGAGCGCGAAGCGATTCCCTTCCACGTGATCATCAATCCCAAGCTCACGCTGCTGGGCGACGAACGCATTGAATTCTTTGAAGGCTGCCTGAGCCTGACCAACCTGATGGCCATGGTCCCGCGCGCGCGGAAGGTCCGCGTGGAGTGCCTGGACGAAAAAGGCCAGCCCCAGGTGATTGAAGCCAGCGGCTGGCACGCGCGCATTTTGCAGCATGAAATTGACCATCTCCAGGGGACGGTCTTTGTGGACCGCATGTACCCGCGCACGCTGATGACCGTGGACAACTACAAAAAGCTTTGGCTGGCGAAGACCATGGAAGAGATCAAAGCCGAGTTGAAGGCTTTCCCGCGGATTCACGCGGATGAGCGCGGATAG
- a CDS encoding trimeric intracellular cation channel family protein, with translation MSLPLPIDKLPIDRLFSLIDFLGVFAGALGGALMAIRDMRYKYDLVGVTGLSLASALGGGITRDLILQQGPPLAFADPRYLMTALAGAVVGMVFASRIGKNTERVILIIDAAGLGLFAVAGSTRALNAGLGWLSALLLGGVTAVGGGCIRDVLSGRTPKIFERGELYAIAAGFGAAMFLVFDSLHFSRETSTIVGAMSGFGLRLLALRFHWQTRQVRGEE, from the coding sequence ATGTCTCTGCCTCTGCCCATCGACAAGCTGCCGATAGACCGGCTTTTTTCGCTCATTGATTTTCTGGGCGTCTTTGCCGGAGCGCTGGGCGGCGCGCTCATGGCCATCCGCGACATGCGCTACAAGTACGATCTGGTGGGCGTCACCGGATTGTCCCTGGCGTCGGCGCTGGGCGGCGGCATCACCCGCGACTTGATTCTGCAGCAAGGTCCGCCGCTGGCATTTGCCGATCCCCGCTACCTGATGACCGCGCTCGCCGGAGCGGTGGTGGGCATGGTATTTGCTTCGCGTATTGGCAAGAACACCGAGCGCGTGATCCTTATTATTGACGCGGCGGGGTTGGGCTTGTTCGCCGTGGCCGGCAGCACGCGCGCTTTGAACGCCGGGCTGGGATGGCTGTCAGCGTTGCTGCTGGGCGGCGTCACCGCGGTGGGCGGAGGCTGCATCCGCGACGTGCTCAGCGGACGCACGCCGAAAATCTTCGAACGCGGCGAACTCTACGCCATTGCCGCCGGATTCGGCGCAGCTATGTTCCTGGTGTTTGATTCTTTGCATTTCAGCCGCGAGACTTCCACTATTGTTGGCGCGATGAGCGGTTTTGGGTTGCGGCTGCTGGCGCTGCGCTTTCACTGGCAGACGCGCCAGGTGCGCGGCGAGGAATGA
- a CDS encoding tetratricopeptide repeat protein, with amino-acid sequence MKLSKFRAAITAIFFMLSGLAALAHDEVSGMKISTKSPQAHAYFEKGLEKMEMLHVQDGLDNLRKAVKADPNFALGHIMLTFFSQDPAEQMAELQKALDTRPSANMEEQYIVDWLANATQAHWVPAIQAMNEALQMYPRDKHLAWLAGWWLAINQNQSPRAIQMFERVIQIDPKFADAWNEVAYCYAKSGNYEKAFADIKHYAELVPNEPNPQDSFAEISRMAGRFDEALKHYRMSLAIDPTFHESELGLGDTYALMGDQPKARAAYMLAITAGSPVQKVTWGLQWAATYVRDNDRTGADKAFREVARQAHEKDFANLEAEAYRSMALYQKDGDDAMEFLTQAEKTLRGEHQVPQSLLNQELASVMRTRVERALHDGHAEVAKATLQQLDDLAAANGGDDLIQVAYHGAAGAASLAQENFAEAVSHLEEDAVNPISMRGLVTAYEKTGQKENSGRLAARLASFNIPVIEQALVVPEFRRQQEAKTVAEHKPARIGGRQ; translated from the coding sequence ATGAAGTTGAGCAAGTTTCGCGCGGCAATCACAGCCATATTCTTCATGTTGAGCGGGCTGGCGGCACTGGCCCATGACGAAGTGTCAGGCATGAAGATCTCCACCAAGTCGCCCCAAGCCCACGCCTATTTTGAGAAAGGCCTGGAAAAAATGGAGATGCTGCACGTCCAGGACGGCCTGGACAACCTGCGCAAAGCGGTGAAGGCCGATCCCAACTTCGCGCTGGGGCACATCATGCTCACCTTCTTTTCGCAGGACCCCGCCGAGCAGATGGCCGAGCTCCAGAAGGCGCTGGACACGCGGCCTTCCGCGAACATGGAAGAGCAATACATCGTGGACTGGCTGGCCAATGCCACCCAGGCGCACTGGGTGCCGGCGATCCAGGCCATGAATGAAGCTCTGCAGATGTACCCGCGCGACAAGCACCTGGCGTGGCTGGCGGGATGGTGGCTGGCGATCAACCAGAACCAGTCGCCGCGCGCCATCCAGATGTTCGAGCGCGTGATCCAGATTGATCCCAAGTTCGCCGATGCCTGGAATGAAGTGGCCTACTGCTACGCCAAGTCCGGCAACTACGAAAAAGCCTTCGCCGATATCAAGCACTACGCCGAACTGGTGCCCAACGAGCCCAACCCGCAGGATTCTTTCGCGGAGATCTCGCGCATGGCCGGCCGGTTTGATGAGGCCCTGAAGCACTATCGCATGTCGCTGGCCATTGATCCCACGTTCCACGAGTCGGAACTGGGGCTGGGCGACACCTACGCGCTCATGGGCGACCAGCCCAAAGCGCGCGCCGCGTACATGCTGGCCATCACCGCCGGCTCGCCGGTGCAAAAAGTGACGTGGGGACTGCAGTGGGCGGCGACTTACGTTCGTGACAACGACCGCACAGGCGCCGACAAAGCCTTCCGCGAAGTGGCCCGCCAGGCGCACGAAAAGGATTTCGCCAACCTGGAGGCTGAAGCTTACCGCAGCATGGCCCTTTACCAGAAAGACGGCGACGATGCCATGGAGTTTCTCACGCAGGCCGAGAAGACGCTGCGCGGCGAACACCAGGTGCCGCAGTCGCTGCTCAACCAGGAACTGGCGTCCGTGATGCGCACGCGCGTGGAACGGGCGTTGCATGACGGCCACGCTGAAGTCGCCAAAGCCACCCTGCAGCAACTGGATGATCTGGCGGCAGCCAACGGCGGCGATGACCTGATCCAGGTGGCCTACCACGGCGCGGCCGGCGCGGCTTCCCTGGCGCAAGAAAACTTCGCTGAGGCGGTTTCTCACCTGGAAGAAGATGCTGTGAATCCCATCTCCATGCGGGGGTTGGTCACGGCGTATGAAAAAACCGGCCAAAAAGAGAACTCCGGACGCCTGGCAGCCAGGCTGGCATCGTTCAACATTCCGGTGATTGAGCAGGCGCTGGTGGTGCCGGAATTTCGCCGGCAACAAGAAGCCAAGACCGTCGCCGAGCACAAGCCGGCCCGCATCGGAGGCAGACAGTAG
- a CDS encoding c-type cytochrome, protein MHRAFVNMLYATLVIMGGLTLHVPQASAQNPAAPATGETPKTAEQVFKNIQVLKGVPADQWQPTMQFIASSLGVECEFCHVRDAFEKDDKKSKLTARKMIEMQMAINRDNFKGQHEVTCYSCHRGAEKPVGVPVIAEQEPKRSPLDSLIATPREGAADKILDQYIEAVGGAEALQKITSRVQKGTVSFGGQQFPVEVLSKAPNKRISTVQTPNGHNITAFDGHAGWLGNPGGRPPRDMTAQENDAVSFDATFYLPLEIKKMFTQFRLLSTPEKVGGHNVYQVVGFKEGKPPLRFFFDKESGLLLRTVRYAETPLGRNPTQVDYADYRTEGGLKIPFQWTIARPSGRFTIQMSEVQQNVPIDDAKFAKPAAPAEEKPAAK, encoded by the coding sequence ATGCACAGGGCCTTCGTCAACATGTTGTACGCCACGCTTGTCATCATGGGTGGCCTGACGCTCCACGTTCCACAAGCAAGCGCACAAAACCCGGCTGCGCCCGCCACGGGAGAAACGCCCAAGACCGCGGAGCAGGTCTTCAAGAACATTCAGGTGTTGAAAGGCGTTCCGGCCGACCAGTGGCAGCCCACGATGCAGTTCATCGCCAGCTCGCTGGGCGTGGAATGCGAATTCTGCCACGTACGCGACGCCTTCGAGAAAGACGACAAGAAATCCAAGCTGACGGCGCGCAAGATGATCGAGATGCAGATGGCCATCAATCGCGACAACTTCAAGGGCCAGCACGAGGTGACGTGTTACTCGTGCCATCGCGGAGCAGAGAAACCCGTGGGAGTGCCGGTCATCGCGGAGCAGGAGCCTAAGCGATCGCCGCTCGACTCGCTGATCGCGACTCCGCGGGAGGGCGCGGCCGACAAGATCCTTGATCAGTACATCGAAGCCGTGGGCGGCGCTGAGGCGCTGCAGAAAATTACCAGCCGCGTGCAGAAGGGGACGGTCAGCTTTGGCGGGCAGCAGTTTCCGGTGGAGGTGCTGTCCAAGGCCCCGAACAAACGAATTTCCACGGTACAAACGCCGAACGGCCACAACATCACGGCCTTTGACGGCCATGCCGGCTGGCTGGGAAATCCTGGAGGGCGGCCTCCGCGCGACATGACCGCGCAAGAGAATGACGCGGTCAGCTTTGACGCCACCTTTTACCTGCCGCTGGAAATCAAAAAGATGTTTACCCAGTTCCGCTTGCTTTCAACCCCGGAAAAGGTTGGCGGCCATAACGTCTATCAGGTCGTCGGATTCAAAGAGGGAAAGCCACCGCTGCGCTTCTTCTTTGACAAGGAATCGGGACTGCTGCTGCGCACCGTCCGCTATGCCGAGACTCCGCTGGGACGCAATCCCACGCAGGTGGACTATGCCGACTATCGCACGGAAGGCGGGTTGAAGATTCCCTTTCAATGGACGATTGCGCGTCCTTCGGGCAGGTTCACGATTCAGATGAGCGAAGTGCAGCAGAACGTGCCCATTGACGACGCCAAGTTTGCCAAGCCTGCGGCGCCGGCGGAGGAGAAGCCCGCGGCTAAATAG